A genomic region of Haliaeetus albicilla chromosome 8, bHalAlb1.1, whole genome shotgun sequence contains the following coding sequences:
- the REXO1 gene encoding RNA exonuclease 1 homolog isoform X1 → MLRSTGYFRGIDCPFLSAGGPGPGGGPPCRRPYCHFRHPPVAAAAAAARCGASGGPGAGVALGHGAERGYDPYNPELPRPSLEVEDGTLADITDVTPGILELELVNKAIEAVKNEVEREQKKYEELLETTKEFSASEASSLISNTPVSPAGTQNDSFTSLEYNPGSYNFNNNSDYNPTPLAAASRSSKYTLDTSRSKGSSLEYVPKAVVQNKKYSSTVTNNKYVIDDSKPSTDLEYDPLSNYSARLLSKATTKEPKGSKRGRVSSYEESYSPSRKKLCEVLDDYEVCARFSSSEDEADVEYKPTSASSQSKAGSESESNDGLSKKEQSTKLDDFASQDNKEVAVRYGMEDVSSSQKNLAKNLSDKNAKAAKLCSGKNDQEIENKNKDSKDKTKRKKSDLSKTPGLSEVGKKEKSKNTEKDKVLKKEEKLKIKNEEKNCKDKSVKVKTDGNLKKPEKQKSEKVDGLKKEKSKSASSSSGKSKSEGLIKGSSTEKVGSSKKDSKMKTVDVKNGKETSGRKNKEKGTKTPALERKKEKVSSTEKGDPKKGRKQQSLSHVDLFGDESGDDDEKGQPLPSTLLDVSSDSDGDDCGSDSESENEETKKVKRSKLSKSSSSSSTSDDIDYSILEKDLDFESDPMEECLRIFNESTVVKTEDKGRLGKQLSKEEGNEEKTEDNLTTLFPGQKRRISHLVKQGNAEVPSKPVIRPYRPPTAQEVCYQRIQLAQQQAAQLAVAVQKASLSLPGEKKRIAHVPNVALSAAAKQSLMSSKTTVAGRSVTPSNDCEASTLPLKACTLAGMASKTTSTIVPKRIAHVPSLQSASLQRPVIPTEFGAKVPTNIRQRYLNLFIDECLKFCSSSQEAFDKALSEEKVAYERSTSRNIYLNVAVNTLKKLRSLVPNSPSSTNKTSNKKVVSHEAVLGGKLAAKTSFTLNRSGSLRAEDLTGAALYRRLKEYLMTEEQLKENGYPMPHPEKPGRAVLFTAEEKKTIDSSCRICCRCGTEYMVSASGNCIRKEECVHHWGRLRKQRVPGGWETHYSCCSGAVGSPGCQVAKQHVHDGRKESLDGFVKTFEKLPTTDGYPGIYALDCEMCYTKQGLELTRVTVINSDLKVVYDTFVKPDTKVVDYNTRFSGVTEEDLENTSITLRDVQAVLLNMFSADTILIGHSLESDLFALKLIHGTVVDTAIVFPHRLGLPYKRALRTLMADYLKRIIQDNVEGHDSSEDARACMELMVWKIKEDAKVKR, encoded by the exons aACGAGGCTATGATCCCTACAATCCAGAACTTCCGAGGCCCTCACTGGAGGTGGAGGATGGCACTCTGGCTGACATTACAGATGTGACACCTGGTAttctggagctggagctggtcAACAAGGCCATTGAGGCAGTCAAAAATGAAGTTgagagagagcagaaaaagTATGAGGAGCTGCTAGAAACGACAAAGGAGTTCAGTGCCTCAGAGGCCTCTTCGCTCATTTCGAATACACCCGTGTCACCTGCTGGGACACAAAATGATTCATTTACCTCCTTAGAGTATAATCCAGGTAGCTACAACTTTAATAATAACTCGGACTACAACCCTActcctcttgctgctgctaGCCGGTCAAGTAAATACACTTTGGATACTTCCAGATCTAAAGGTAGCTCACTGGAATATGTTCCCAAGGCTGTagtacagaataaaaaatacagtagcACTGTCACTAACAATAAATATGTGATTGATGACTCTAAGCCTTCTACAGACTTGGAATATGACCCACTTTCAAATTATTCAGCCAGGCTTTTGAGCAAAGCCACAACAAAGGAGCCAAAAGGGTCTAAAAGGGGTAGGGTGTCTAGTTACGAAGAATCTTACTCTCCTTCACGAAAGAAGCTCTGTGAAGTACTTGATGACTATGAAGTGTGTGCCAGGTTCTCTTCCTCTGAAGATGAGGCTGATGTGGAATATAAACCAACTTCTGCTAGTTCACAGTCAAAAGCTGGTTCTGAAAGTGAGTCAAACGATGGCTTATCCAAAAAAGAGCAGAGCACCAAACTGGATGACTTTGCTTCCCAGGATAACAAAGAAGTGGCAGTGCGATATGGCATGGAAGACGTTTCAAGTTCACAGAAAAATCTTGCCAAAAACTTATCAGACAAGAATGCAAAAGCAGCGAAATTGTGTTCTGGTAAGAATGACCAggaaattgaaaacaaaaacaaagactcaaaagataaaacaaaaaggaagaaatcagaCCTTAGTAAAACGCCTGGCCTCAGTGAGGTTGGtaagaaggagaaaagtaaaaatacagaaaaagacaaagtgctcaagaaagaagaaaaattaaaaatcaagaatgaagagaaaaactGCAAAGATAAAAGTGTCAAAGTGAAAACCGATGGGAATTTaaagaaacctgaaaaacagaagtcagAAAAAGTGGATGggcttaagaaagaaaaatccaagtCTGCCAGCAGTAGCTCAGGGAAAAGCAAGAGTGAGGGTTTGATCAAAGGCTCTAGCACAGAGAAGGTGGGGAGCAGCAAGAAGGACTCCAAGATGAAAACAGTTGATGTGAAAAATGGTAAGGAAACCTCTGGCCgtaaaaacaaagagaaagggaCCAAGACTCCAGCACTGGAgcgaaagaaagaaaaggtcagTTCTACAGAAAAAGGAGATCCAAAGAAGGGTCGGAAGCAGCAGAGTTTGAGTCATGTTGACCTGTTCGGCGATGAGAGTGGAGATGATGATGAGAAAGGTCAGCCTTTGCCATCCACGTTACTTGATGTGAGCTCAGACTCGGATGGTGATGACTGTGGTTCAGACTCTGAGAGTGAAAATGAAGAGACAAAGAAAGTGAAGCGCTCTAAATTGTCAAAGtcatcatcatcttcctcaACATCTGATGACATTGATTATTCCATTCTTGAGAAAGACTTGGACTTTGAGTCAGATCCAATGGAAGAGTGTCTCAGGATTTTTAATGAATCTACAGTTGTGAAAACTGAAGACAAGGGAAGGCTGGGTAAACAG ctatccaaagaggaaggaaatgaagaaaagacagaagataaTTTAACTACCTTGTTTCCTGGCCAAAAAAGAAGGATCTCTCATCTCGTCAAACAAGGAAAT GCAGAGGTCCCGAGCAAGCCCGTAATCCGGCCGTACCGTCCCCCCACTGCTCAGGAGGTCTGTTACCAGAGGATCcagctggctcagcagcagGCGGCACAGCTGGCTGTGGCCGTTCAAAAGGCCTCTCTTTCTTTGCcaggagaaaagaagaggatTGCTCATGTGCCAAATGTAGCCCTTTCCGCAGCAGCCAAACAAA GCCTCATGAGTAGTAAGACGACTGTTGCTGGCAGGAGTGTCACACCTTCCAATGACTGTGAAGCATCCACCCTTCCTCTGAAGGCTTGCACCTTAGCTGGGATGGCTTCAAAGACCACCAGCACCATCGTGCCGAAAAGGATAGCACATGTTCCCTCCTTACAG AGCGCCAGCTTACAGAGGCCTGTTATTCCCACAGAATTTGGTGCTAAAGTCCCAACAAACATTCGTCAAAGATATCTCAATCTCTTCATTGATGAGTGCCTGAAATTCTGCTCTTCCTCCCAGGAAGCATTTGACAAG GCTCTGTCAGAAGAGAAGGTGGCTTATGAACGTAGCACCAGTCGCAACATCTACCTGAATGTGGCAGTGAACACCTTAAAGAAGCTCCGAAGCCTAGTGCCCAATTCCCCGTCCAGTACGAACA AGACAAGTAACAAGAAAGTGGTGTCCCATGAAGCTGTGCTGGGAGGGAAGCTTGCTGCTAAGACAAGCTTTACTTTAAACCGGTCAGGGAGCTTGAGAGCAGAGGATTTAACAG GAGCTGCCTTATACCGGCGACTAAAGGAGTATCTCATGACTGAGGAGCAGCTAAAGGAAAATGGTTACCCAATGCCTCACCCGGAGAAGCCTGGCCGCGCTGTCCTCTTCActgcagaggagaagaaaacGATTGACT CCTCCTGCAGGATTTGTTGTCGCTGTGGCACTGAGTACATGGTCTCAGCCTCTGGAAACTGCATTCGCAAAGAGGAGTGTGTCCATCACTGGGGAAGGCTACGCAAGCAGAGAG TGCCAGGTGGATGGGAAACTCATtacagctgctgctcaggagctGTGGGTTCACCAGGCTGCCAGGTTGCTAAA caACATGTCCATGATGGGCGAAAGGAGAGCCTTGATGGCTTTGTGAAGACTTTTGAGAAGTTGCCTACGACTGATGGCTACCCTGGAATCTACGCATTAGACTGCGAAATG TGCTACACCAAGCAAGGACTGGAGCTGACAAGAGTAACTGTGATCAACTCTGACCTGAAAGTGGTATACGACACCTTTGTCAAACCGGACACCAAGGTGGTGGACTATAACACCAG ATTCTCAGGTGTGACAGAAGAGGACCTGGAGAACACTAGTATCACCCTGCGGGATGTCCAAGCCGTCCTACTGAACATGTTCAGTGCAGATACCATATTGATAGGGCACAGCTTGGAAAGTGACTTATTTGCACTAAAG cttATCCATGGCACAGTGGTGGATACTGCGATTGTCTTTCCCCACCGGCTGGGTTTGCCTTACAAACGGGCTCTCCGGACGCTGATGGCAGACTACCTCAAGCGCATCATCCAGGACAATG TGGAAGGGCACGACTCCAGTGAGGATGCCAGAGCTTGCATGGAGCTGATGGTCTGGAAGATCAAAGAAGATGCTAAAGTGAAACGATGA
- the REXO1 gene encoding RNA exonuclease 1 homolog isoform X2 produces the protein MNKYLQYLLTAGSSERGYDPYNPELPRPSLEVEDGTLADITDVTPGILELELVNKAIEAVKNEVEREQKKYEELLETTKEFSASEASSLISNTPVSPAGTQNDSFTSLEYNPGSYNFNNNSDYNPTPLAAASRSSKYTLDTSRSKGSSLEYVPKAVVQNKKYSSTVTNNKYVIDDSKPSTDLEYDPLSNYSARLLSKATTKEPKGSKRGRVSSYEESYSPSRKKLCEVLDDYEVCARFSSSEDEADVEYKPTSASSQSKAGSESESNDGLSKKEQSTKLDDFASQDNKEVAVRYGMEDVSSSQKNLAKNLSDKNAKAAKLCSGKNDQEIENKNKDSKDKTKRKKSDLSKTPGLSEVGKKEKSKNTEKDKVLKKEEKLKIKNEEKNCKDKSVKVKTDGNLKKPEKQKSEKVDGLKKEKSKSASSSSGKSKSEGLIKGSSTEKVGSSKKDSKMKTVDVKNGKETSGRKNKEKGTKTPALERKKEKVSSTEKGDPKKGRKQQSLSHVDLFGDESGDDDEKGQPLPSTLLDVSSDSDGDDCGSDSESENEETKKVKRSKLSKSSSSSSTSDDIDYSILEKDLDFESDPMEECLRIFNESTVVKTEDKGRLGKQLSKEEGNEEKTEDNLTTLFPGQKRRISHLVKQGNAEVPSKPVIRPYRPPTAQEVCYQRIQLAQQQAAQLAVAVQKASLSLPGEKKRIAHVPNVALSAAAKQSLMSSKTTVAGRSVTPSNDCEASTLPLKACTLAGMASKTTSTIVPKRIAHVPSLQSASLQRPVIPTEFGAKVPTNIRQRYLNLFIDECLKFCSSSQEAFDKALSEEKVAYERSTSRNIYLNVAVNTLKKLRSLVPNSPSSTNKTSNKKVVSHEAVLGGKLAAKTSFTLNRSGSLRAEDLTGAALYRRLKEYLMTEEQLKENGYPMPHPEKPGRAVLFTAEEKKTIDSSCRICCRCGTEYMVSASGNCIRKEECVHHWGRLRKQRVPGGWETHYSCCSGAVGSPGCQVAKQHVHDGRKESLDGFVKTFEKLPTTDGYPGIYALDCEMCYTKQGLELTRVTVINSDLKVVYDTFVKPDTKVVDYNTRFSGVTEEDLENTSITLRDVQAVLLNMFSADTILIGHSLESDLFALKLIHGTVVDTAIVFPHRLGLPYKRALRTLMADYLKRIIQDNVEGHDSSEDARACMELMVWKIKEDAKVKR, from the exons ATGAACAAATATCTGCAATATTTATTAACTGCGGGGAGCTCAG aACGAGGCTATGATCCCTACAATCCAGAACTTCCGAGGCCCTCACTGGAGGTGGAGGATGGCACTCTGGCTGACATTACAGATGTGACACCTGGTAttctggagctggagctggtcAACAAGGCCATTGAGGCAGTCAAAAATGAAGTTgagagagagcagaaaaagTATGAGGAGCTGCTAGAAACGACAAAGGAGTTCAGTGCCTCAGAGGCCTCTTCGCTCATTTCGAATACACCCGTGTCACCTGCTGGGACACAAAATGATTCATTTACCTCCTTAGAGTATAATCCAGGTAGCTACAACTTTAATAATAACTCGGACTACAACCCTActcctcttgctgctgctaGCCGGTCAAGTAAATACACTTTGGATACTTCCAGATCTAAAGGTAGCTCACTGGAATATGTTCCCAAGGCTGTagtacagaataaaaaatacagtagcACTGTCACTAACAATAAATATGTGATTGATGACTCTAAGCCTTCTACAGACTTGGAATATGACCCACTTTCAAATTATTCAGCCAGGCTTTTGAGCAAAGCCACAACAAAGGAGCCAAAAGGGTCTAAAAGGGGTAGGGTGTCTAGTTACGAAGAATCTTACTCTCCTTCACGAAAGAAGCTCTGTGAAGTACTTGATGACTATGAAGTGTGTGCCAGGTTCTCTTCCTCTGAAGATGAGGCTGATGTGGAATATAAACCAACTTCTGCTAGTTCACAGTCAAAAGCTGGTTCTGAAAGTGAGTCAAACGATGGCTTATCCAAAAAAGAGCAGAGCACCAAACTGGATGACTTTGCTTCCCAGGATAACAAAGAAGTGGCAGTGCGATATGGCATGGAAGACGTTTCAAGTTCACAGAAAAATCTTGCCAAAAACTTATCAGACAAGAATGCAAAAGCAGCGAAATTGTGTTCTGGTAAGAATGACCAggaaattgaaaacaaaaacaaagactcaaaagataaaacaaaaaggaagaaatcagaCCTTAGTAAAACGCCTGGCCTCAGTGAGGTTGGtaagaaggagaaaagtaaaaatacagaaaaagacaaagtgctcaagaaagaagaaaaattaaaaatcaagaatgaagagaaaaactGCAAAGATAAAAGTGTCAAAGTGAAAACCGATGGGAATTTaaagaaacctgaaaaacagaagtcagAAAAAGTGGATGggcttaagaaagaaaaatccaagtCTGCCAGCAGTAGCTCAGGGAAAAGCAAGAGTGAGGGTTTGATCAAAGGCTCTAGCACAGAGAAGGTGGGGAGCAGCAAGAAGGACTCCAAGATGAAAACAGTTGATGTGAAAAATGGTAAGGAAACCTCTGGCCgtaaaaacaaagagaaagggaCCAAGACTCCAGCACTGGAgcgaaagaaagaaaaggtcagTTCTACAGAAAAAGGAGATCCAAAGAAGGGTCGGAAGCAGCAGAGTTTGAGTCATGTTGACCTGTTCGGCGATGAGAGTGGAGATGATGATGAGAAAGGTCAGCCTTTGCCATCCACGTTACTTGATGTGAGCTCAGACTCGGATGGTGATGACTGTGGTTCAGACTCTGAGAGTGAAAATGAAGAGACAAAGAAAGTGAAGCGCTCTAAATTGTCAAAGtcatcatcatcttcctcaACATCTGATGACATTGATTATTCCATTCTTGAGAAAGACTTGGACTTTGAGTCAGATCCAATGGAAGAGTGTCTCAGGATTTTTAATGAATCTACAGTTGTGAAAACTGAAGACAAGGGAAGGCTGGGTAAACAG ctatccaaagaggaaggaaatgaagaaaagacagaagataaTTTAACTACCTTGTTTCCTGGCCAAAAAAGAAGGATCTCTCATCTCGTCAAACAAGGAAAT GCAGAGGTCCCGAGCAAGCCCGTAATCCGGCCGTACCGTCCCCCCACTGCTCAGGAGGTCTGTTACCAGAGGATCcagctggctcagcagcagGCGGCACAGCTGGCTGTGGCCGTTCAAAAGGCCTCTCTTTCTTTGCcaggagaaaagaagaggatTGCTCATGTGCCAAATGTAGCCCTTTCCGCAGCAGCCAAACAAA GCCTCATGAGTAGTAAGACGACTGTTGCTGGCAGGAGTGTCACACCTTCCAATGACTGTGAAGCATCCACCCTTCCTCTGAAGGCTTGCACCTTAGCTGGGATGGCTTCAAAGACCACCAGCACCATCGTGCCGAAAAGGATAGCACATGTTCCCTCCTTACAG AGCGCCAGCTTACAGAGGCCTGTTATTCCCACAGAATTTGGTGCTAAAGTCCCAACAAACATTCGTCAAAGATATCTCAATCTCTTCATTGATGAGTGCCTGAAATTCTGCTCTTCCTCCCAGGAAGCATTTGACAAG GCTCTGTCAGAAGAGAAGGTGGCTTATGAACGTAGCACCAGTCGCAACATCTACCTGAATGTGGCAGTGAACACCTTAAAGAAGCTCCGAAGCCTAGTGCCCAATTCCCCGTCCAGTACGAACA AGACAAGTAACAAGAAAGTGGTGTCCCATGAAGCTGTGCTGGGAGGGAAGCTTGCTGCTAAGACAAGCTTTACTTTAAACCGGTCAGGGAGCTTGAGAGCAGAGGATTTAACAG GAGCTGCCTTATACCGGCGACTAAAGGAGTATCTCATGACTGAGGAGCAGCTAAAGGAAAATGGTTACCCAATGCCTCACCCGGAGAAGCCTGGCCGCGCTGTCCTCTTCActgcagaggagaagaaaacGATTGACT CCTCCTGCAGGATTTGTTGTCGCTGTGGCACTGAGTACATGGTCTCAGCCTCTGGAAACTGCATTCGCAAAGAGGAGTGTGTCCATCACTGGGGAAGGCTACGCAAGCAGAGAG TGCCAGGTGGATGGGAAACTCATtacagctgctgctcaggagctGTGGGTTCACCAGGCTGCCAGGTTGCTAAA caACATGTCCATGATGGGCGAAAGGAGAGCCTTGATGGCTTTGTGAAGACTTTTGAGAAGTTGCCTACGACTGATGGCTACCCTGGAATCTACGCATTAGACTGCGAAATG TGCTACACCAAGCAAGGACTGGAGCTGACAAGAGTAACTGTGATCAACTCTGACCTGAAAGTGGTATACGACACCTTTGTCAAACCGGACACCAAGGTGGTGGACTATAACACCAG ATTCTCAGGTGTGACAGAAGAGGACCTGGAGAACACTAGTATCACCCTGCGGGATGTCCAAGCCGTCCTACTGAACATGTTCAGTGCAGATACCATATTGATAGGGCACAGCTTGGAAAGTGACTTATTTGCACTAAAG cttATCCATGGCACAGTGGTGGATACTGCGATTGTCTTTCCCCACCGGCTGGGTTTGCCTTACAAACGGGCTCTCCGGACGCTGATGGCAGACTACCTCAAGCGCATCATCCAGGACAATG TGGAAGGGCACGACTCCAGTGAGGATGCCAGAGCTTGCATGGAGCTGATGGTCTGGAAGATCAAAGAAGATGCTAAAGTGAAACGATGA